Genomic segment of Vibrio azureus:
CTATTCCGCTTCGTTGTCTTCCTTGAATTCGACTCAGTGACCTCGCTCTGAATCAAGCATCTTGAAGTCACTTGGGTATAAGTGACTAGCTCGTTATACCTCTCTCAAAAAAGAGAGGTATAACTTCTCAACATTCTTAAACTATTGTCGCTTAAAGATGCTTCTTCCGCGCATTATCAAGACAACGCGTAACCGATTCTTGAATTAATTCTGCTGCACTTTGGTGACATTCAGGCAATTGCGCCTCGCTCTCAGCAACCGGCGTTACCCTGTCACCCCACTTAAGTAAAGCTGCACCCCAAGTGAGACCCGCTCCAAATGCGGCCAGTAGAAGGTTTCCTCCCGGTTTTACCCTACCTTCTTCTAAGGCTTCACACAAAGCGATGGGCACCGTTGCTGCAGAAGTATTGCCATATTTATGAATATTGATAAACGCTTTCTCTTCATCTATACCCGTTAATTCACACAAAGTTTGAATGATTCGAATATTGGCCTGATGAGGGATAACAAGGTCAATATCATCGGTTGTTAGCTCAGCATTTTTTAAGACATTTTTTGCAGCCAGTCCCATCCCTTTTACTGCGCGTTTGAAAATCTCCTGACCGACAAAATCGAAATGCCAAAATGCGTTATCTGGACAGAAACGATCCATCGCTGAACCAAATTTTGGCACCGATAAAATATCGCGCCCATTGGCATCACACCCGACTTTAGACTGCATCAGCCCTAGCGGCTGTTCTGTGCGGCTGAGCACGACCGCCCCAGCTCCATCCGCAAAGAGAACGGCAGAGTCTCTTAACGACCAATCAATATAGAACGACAGTCGTTCTGCTCCAATGACAACCGCATGATGGTAATTACCTGCTTGAATTAACCTGGTTGCTGTTTCTAACCCATAGATAAAACCCGTGCATGCCGCATTTAAATCAAAGGAAGCTGCGGAGCGAATTCCTAAATTCTGTTGAACCTTAGAGGCAATGTTTGGAATCAAGGTATCAGGCGAGCAAGTCGCAACAATGATAATATCGATATCAGAGACTTCAAGACCAGCCCGTGCTATTGCATGCTGGGCGGCGACGGTTGCAAGATCAGAGGTATTAACATGGCTGATTCGTCGACTTTCAATCCCTGTTCGAGTCTTTATCCATTCATCTGATGTGTCGATAAACGTACTCAGTTCTTCATTAGATAATGTCGCTGGTGGGATACATTTCCCCCAGCCTGTAATTTCAGCATAAAAATTTGTCATCCAAGCACCATTTAATGTTGATTTCTTGGGGATTTCCCTAGAAGCTGTAAAGATCTTACTCTGCCTAGCCTACTCGTAGGCAGCAGGATGAAAATAAGTATATGCAACAAGTATAATTATGCGAGGTTGAAATTAAGTCCACTTACATTAATCCGACTCTAGATGATGTCCGGCAATCAATGTATGTTCAATTAAAGCTTCTTTCATGATCGCCTAATTTTCTGCAAATACACAAAGATAGAAACAAAGGAAAACATCATGTCATCATTTAAAACTCGCTGCCCTTCTTGTGGCAGTTTAAACCGTGTTCCTAATGAACGAGTGTCAGAGTCCGCAAATTGTGGAAAATGCCAGCAAGCTTTGTTTGATGGAGCACCAATAGAAGGAACGATTGAGAATTTCTCTGCCCTACTAGAAAGTGACCTTCCTGTCGTTGTCGATTTTTGGGCACCGTGGTGCAACCCTTGTGTTGGGTTTTCCCCAGTTTTCAGTGATGTGGCAAATGAAAAAAATGGCAAGTTACGCTTTGTCAAGGTAGATACCGAAGCTCAGCAGCAACTTGCCGCTCAATTTGGCATTAGAAGTATTCCTACGGTCATGGTATTTAAAGGTGGTCAGCGCCTTGACACCATCAATGGTGCACTGCCTAAGACTCAGTTTGAACAGTGGCTAAATCAAGCACTTAATAAATAATACTAGCAGCTGGCCTACTTGTTAGGCTGGCTTTTTTTACCCCATCAAATTCTCTAAACTTCGATAAATATTTTTTGTCGACACGACAGAAATTTATCAGTTTACTTGACGATTAAATCACCTATTATGCGCGCCTGATCACTCTTTTATTAATCAATTTTTTAGGCGTAAAACATTGGACAACATCGTCAACACCCCAGTATCTCCAAAAGTTACAGTTCCGGTTATTGCACTGTCTCTTTATGCAGTAGCATCTGGTTATTTAATGAGCTTAATCCCTCTGATGTTGGGCGAATACCACATCTCTGTCGATTACGCGAGTTGGTTGGCCAGTGTTTTTTATGGCGGACTTTTGGTGGGTGCTGTTTTTTTTGAACGAGTTGTTCGCCTACTCGGTCACAGACAAGCCTTTGTTGGCTGCCTAGTCGCATTTTCTTGCACCGTTATGATTATGCCCTTGCTTCCGAATCCTAGCGTTTGGCTCATTGCCCGTTTTATCGCAGGTATCGCAGTTGCGGGGGTCTTCGTCATTGTTGAGTCTTGGCTGATGTCAGGAGAAGAAGCCACTCGAGCAAAACGACTCAGTTTTTACATGCTCTCTCTTTATGGTGGCTCAGCTCTTGGCCAGCTTGGTATTGGCGTATTAGGTGTCAGCGGAGGAGTGCCATTTGTTGCAATCACAACGCTCATCATGATCGCTATATTAGTGTTGCTGTTTATCGACTCTGAACAACCAAAAAGCCACGAGTCAACGGCGTTATCACTTAAACAAATCATGAAGCTAAGCCATGCCGCTATTATTGGCTGTATCATATCAGGGCTAACACTAGGGTCTATTTATGGCATGATGCCAGTGGAATTAGCAAACCGTAATATTAATCATCAAGATATTGGAACCTTAATGGCTTTGGTTATCTTAGGCGGAATGCTGGTTCAGCCAATGGTAGCAACACTGAATAAATACATGGGAAGAACCGTACTCATGGCTTTTTTCTGTATATTGGGTATTTTTTCAATCGGGCTGACATTCATCTCAAGCTCAACAGCAGTCTTAGCCGTCGCTTTGTTCTTGATTGGAATGGCGATCTTTGCCCTATACCCGATTGCTATTAACCTAGGTTGTGAAGGCTTAGAAGAGCGATACATCGTCTCTGCAACCCAAGTCATGCTGTTTAGCTACAGCATTGGCTCAGTCGTAGGGCCTGTAGTCGCTGACCAATTTATGGATAAAATACACGGTTTGTTAGGGTATTTATTTACGGCTTTACTCGCAACGTGTCTCTATATGTTGCTTGCAGCTGCTCGCTCAAAACGTCCAATGGCGACGGGCCTGTAAACAAAGCCTTAAACTGCAAACTTTCTGGGGTCTGTTTCTCTTTCGAAATAAAACTGTATTCGAAAAGTCAACAGACCCTAAGTCACACTATCCCTAGAGTCGCAAGAGAACCAAAAGTCAAAAGAGCGCTAAGCTCTCGTTATATTTCAGAGAGTTTTTCCAACTTTCCACCGTCATTGCTAACGCCAAAAACGGGGTTCACCTTATCATCACCGCTTCCAACCCAGCAGTTGAAGCACTTATGTTGTAAATGATCACAAAAGTGACTATCCTTCCGTTCGTCACAAAGGAATCAATCATGAACCGTAAGAAAAAAATTAATCAAATATTAAAAGCCAAGCAGAAGAAAATGAATGCTAAGCTGCATAAAAGTAACAAGCCTCGTTATATTTCAAAAGCAGAACGCGCTAAAATGGAAAACGAAGAACAGCAGCAACAAGAGCAAAGCTCGGAAAGCTCTCTAACAGAGTCCTGAACTCGTTATATCTTATCCAAAGGCCATGGTCTGCATCACCATGGCCCCTAATTTGTTCGGTTTCTTATCATCATTTACTTCCAAGTAATATTAACCTGTCTTCGACAAAGCTGACTTTTGTAATACTTGGTTAATCCCTACTGCTTTTTCAATGACGGTAATTAAATCCCCAGCCGTTACCATGCCTTTAGCCTCAATTGATGCCGTTAGTTGCTCAACCATGAATGGAGGTAATGCATACTGAGTTGACAACTCATTCTTAAGCGCCTCAATAACAGAATTTGTCTCAGTCAGACTAACATCAACGGCTATCGAATCACGACTTTTATCCTCTTTACCATAAGGCGCAGAAGCTCTGGCTTTATCTTTCAATTCCATTTGAGCATTAGTTTCTATCACATCGTTCATCTTTTCAGACAGATGAGAGTGTCCAATACTGTTACATTTATTCATAGCACAACACATTCACAAAACAAATAACTAAGGCAAGATGCTATACCAAATCTAAAATATCACTTATCAATATTGGACAAAGTTTTAACAATTTTAGGTGAAGCTGATAGAGGTACTAAAAAAGAACACAAGCCAAAATAGTGGCTACTTCAACCTACGAACTATTTATTCAATAGCATCAATAGATTAAAGCTAGAATAAAAAAAGCGCCCAAAATGACGCTTTAACTTAATGGATTGACTTCACCACTGCTCATTCAATCCTATTACTGCCGCTTTTGTAGTGACATAGTTAATTTGTTATACCTGCGCTATTTCTGAGGCAGTCGCCTGATTGGACAAAACATAAGGGGCTTCGACTTCTTTTAAACGTGCAGTGAAATGCCTTAGTACTGGTGGTTCATAAGTGAAGGTTAAACCTTTAACCTTGTGCACGTTTTGCTTCACCTTTTCAAACGCTTCAATCACATAATCCATATGAGTTTGGGTATAAGTCGCTCTTGGTAATGTCAGGCGCAAAAATTCAGCAGGACAAGACAGTTGCTGGCCCGTTTTGGGATCTCGACCCAGCAATAGCGAGCCAATCTCAGGCGCTCGTATTCCTGCCACTTTATATAGCTCACACGCTAGAGCATGGGCCGGAAATTGCTCCGGTGGGATATGAGGCAGTAATTTACCTGCATCAACAAACGCAGCGTGACCACCAGCTTGCTGACAAACAATGCCCAAAGCCTCAAGACCTTCCACTAAATATGCGACCTGAGAAATACGATAAGCTAACCATTCTTGACGCATGCCATCATAAAGACCAACGGCTAACCTCTCCATTGCTCCTCCTTCAAGCCCGCCATAAGTAGGAAATCCTTCTTGTACCACACATAAAGTCTGACATTCATGAAATACGTCTTTATAGGTGTCATCTTTAAAACAAAGTAACCCACCCATCGGTACCATCGCGTCTTTTTTAGCTGACATAGCCAAAGCATCAGCATATCGATAACATTCTTGCGTTATCTCTTTGATACTCCAATGTTGGTAACCTGGCTCGCGCTGTTGGATAAAGTACGCATTTTCAGCAAACCTTGCAGAATCCATGATCACTGGAATGTCATATTTCTTCGCGATCTGATAGACCGCTTTAAGATTCGCAATAGAAACCGGCTGACCACCGGCCGAGTTACAAGTAATCGTGCTGACAATATAAGGAACATTGTTAGCGCCTGTCTCTCGGATCACGAGTTCAAGTTTGTCTAAATCAAAATTACCTTTGAAGTCTTCATTCGTGGAGGTATCAAACGCTCCTTCTGAGTAAACATTGGTTGCGACACAACAGTTAATTTGTGTGTGACCTTGTGTGGTATCAAAAAAGTAATTAGAAATCGCTACCATCTTACTACGATCCAAACCTTTTTCTTTTTCTCGCTTCGCTATCAGCACCGGAATGTAAATTTGCTCAGCACCACGACCTTGGTGTGTCGGTATGGTGAACTCATAACCAAAAATATCCTGAACGGCATTCGCCAAAGCATGATAGCTTCGACTGCCACTGTAGGCCTCATCTCCTCGTAACATGGCGGCTTGCATTTCTTGAGTGACTGCCCCTGTTCCGCTATCGGTAAGAAGGTCGATAAAAACATCATCACTCGAAAGCAAAAACGGGTTCATGCCTGCTTTAATGATTGCTTCTTCTCGATAAGCTCGGGTTGTTCTTTTCACCGGTTCTATAACACGGATACGGAAAGGTTCTGGTAAGTGTTTAAAGTTTTCCATCTAGACTGCCTTTAATATTGATTCTTTGGATTTAAGCCATCAATAAATTACATATGCAATGGCTTCAGATATCAGGGCAAACCGTTAATAACAAAACGATTTGCTGTTTACTAAAGACCAAAGGCACTGTATATCTTAGAAAGAAAGCAAGTTTGCGGATCCCTTGTATACCAAGCAAATGAGCTCAGCCACTGCTGATATTGGGTCGCAAAACAGCTTCTCATGTTATCTGTATAAACCATAATTCCATCACTAGAAATTTACATCGGTATCAATTTAATCCATTAAAAGAAGGCAATTGCTCCATCACATTGAAGATGTGGACAACCATCACTGAAAGGCCGAAGGCAAAACATACCACTAAAACACCATTCCCTCCCTTCACTCTAAAATCTAATTGATTGCTGTTATCATGGCGCAATTCGTCCAATTCTGGGGTGGGATGAAAACGCAGCTTAACCGCCAAAAGTACCGGGATAATACAAGCCCATATCGCCGCGGCAAAAGCAGCGTAGCCAATCGCCGTTAGAAAACCGAACGGAAACAAAATCGAGCAAATCAATGGAGGCAGGAAAGTCACTGCCCAAGACCGAGTTCGCCCAGCACGAGTATCTTGGAACTTAAAGAAGTCTGCCAAGAAATCAAAAACTCCAAGACCTACTCCTATAAAACTAGACAATATTGCCGCCATTGAAAAAGCATGGATCACTTTTGTGACAAAAGACACCTCAATGGCCGTACCTAGTTGGTTCAATAAGACATCAACCGAACCTTTTGAGGCGATAACAGGTGCAAATTCATTACGAGGAAGGTTGCCATATATCGCGATAAGCCAAAGAACATAAACCATCAGTGAGATAATGGTTCCACCTAACAACGCCCTAG
This window contains:
- a CDS encoding DUF2986 domain-containing protein produces the protein MNRKKKINQILKAKQKKMNAKLHKSNKPRYISKAERAKMENEEQQQQEQSSESSLTES
- a CDS encoding MFS transporter, whose product is MDNIVNTPVSPKVTVPVIALSLYAVASGYLMSLIPLMLGEYHISVDYASWLASVFYGGLLVGAVFFERVVRLLGHRQAFVGCLVAFSCTVMIMPLLPNPSVWLIARFIAGIAVAGVFVIVESWLMSGEEATRAKRLSFYMLSLYGGSALGQLGIGVLGVSGGVPFVAITTLIMIAILVLLFIDSEQPKSHESTALSLKQIMKLSHAAIIGCIISGLTLGSIYGMMPVELANRNINHQDIGTLMALVILGGMLVQPMVATLNKYMGRTVLMAFFCILGIFSIGLTFISSSTAVLAVALFLIGMAIFALYPIAINLGCEGLEERYIVSATQVMLFSYSIGSVVGPVVADQFMDKIHGLLGYLFTALLATCLYMLLAAARSKRPMATGL
- a CDS encoding ketoacyl-ACP synthase III, with the protein product MTNFYAEITGWGKCIPPATLSNEELSTFIDTSDEWIKTRTGIESRRISHVNTSDLATVAAQHAIARAGLEVSDIDIIIVATCSPDTLIPNIASKVQQNLGIRSAASFDLNAACTGFIYGLETATRLIQAGNYHHAVVIGAERLSFYIDWSLRDSAVLFADGAGAVVLSRTEQPLGLMQSKVGCDANGRDILSVPKFGSAMDRFCPDNAFWHFDFVGQEIFKRAVKGMGLAAKNVLKNAELTTDDIDLVIPHQANIRIIQTLCELTGIDEEKAFINIHKYGNTSAATVPIALCEALEEGRVKPGGNLLLAAFGAGLTWGAALLKWGDRVTPVAESEAQLPECHQSAAELIQESVTRCLDNARKKHL
- the trxC gene encoding thioredoxin TrxC, whose amino-acid sequence is MSSFKTRCPSCGSLNRVPNERVSESANCGKCQQALFDGAPIEGTIENFSALLESDLPVVVDFWAPWCNPCVGFSPVFSDVANEKNGKLRFVKVDTEAQQQLAAQFGIRSIPTVMVFKGGQRLDTINGALPKTQFEQWLNQALNK
- the tnaA gene encoding tryptophanase: MENFKHLPEPFRIRVIEPVKRTTRAYREEAIIKAGMNPFLLSSDDVFIDLLTDSGTGAVTQEMQAAMLRGDEAYSGSRSYHALANAVQDIFGYEFTIPTHQGRGAEQIYIPVLIAKREKEKGLDRSKMVAISNYFFDTTQGHTQINCCVATNVYSEGAFDTSTNEDFKGNFDLDKLELVIRETGANNVPYIVSTITCNSAGGQPVSIANLKAVYQIAKKYDIPVIMDSARFAENAYFIQQREPGYQHWSIKEITQECYRYADALAMSAKKDAMVPMGGLLCFKDDTYKDVFHECQTLCVVQEGFPTYGGLEGGAMERLAVGLYDGMRQEWLAYRISQVAYLVEGLEALGIVCQQAGGHAAFVDAGKLLPHIPPEQFPAHALACELYKVAGIRAPEIGSLLLGRDPKTGQQLSCPAEFLRLTLPRATYTQTHMDYVIEAFEKVKQNVHKVKGLTFTYEPPVLRHFTARLKEVEAPYVLSNQATASEIAQV